Genomic DNA from Desulfuromonas versatilis:
CCACCGACCCCGCGCCCGACACCCGCCCCCTGCGCCAGGGGGTTTTCTTCGGCCTCGCGGCCTACCTGATCTGGGGGTTCTTCCCGGCCTACTTCAAGGCCCTGGCCCAAGTCCCGCCGCTCGAGGTGCTGGCCCACCGCATCTTCTGGTCGGCGGCCCTGCTGCTGATCCTGGTCTTCGCCATGGGCCGGCGGCAGGCGTTGGCCGCCGCCTTCGCCGACCGCGCCACCCTGCGCATCCTGACCTGTTCCACCCTGCTGATCGCCGCCAACTGGCTGATCTTCATCTACGCCGTGGCCGCGGGGCAGGTGCTGCAGTCGAGCCTGGGGTATTTCATCACCCCGCTGATCAACGTGGCTCTCGGTTTTGTGTTCCTCAAAGAGCGGCTGCGCCCCCTGCAGAATCTGAGCCTCCTTCTGGCGGTTGCGGGCGTGCTGATTCTGACCCTCTCCTACGGCCAGGTCCCCTGGATCGCCCTGGCCCTGGCCGGCTCCTTCGGCACCTACGGGCTGCTGCGCAAGACGGCCAACATCGATGCCCTGCTCGGGCTTACCGTCGAGACCTGCCTGCTTGCGCCGCTGGCGCTGGGTTATCTGCTGGTGGTCGGGGCGGGCGGGGAGGGGCGTTTTCTCGGCGCGGATTTGAGTCTCAACCTGCTGCTGCCGCTGGCGGGGGTGGTTACCTCCCTGCCGCTGCTGCTGTTCGCCGGGGCGGCCCGCAGGCTGCGGCTGGCCACCATCGGCTTTCTGCAATACATCACCCCCAGCCTCCACCTGCTGCTGGCCGTTGCCGCCTTCGGCGAAGCCTTCACCCTGGTGCACCTGGTCACCTTCGCCTGCATCTGGTCGGGGCTGGTCCTGTTCTCTCTCGACTTCTTCCGCAGCTCCCGCACGGCCAAGACGCTGCGGAGCCGGGCGGCGCGTCCCTGAGCTGGCCCTTCAGCGGATACCGCGGCGCGAATGGCCCGCTTTTTGCTCTGTTTTCCGGCAACATTCCAGGTTTTTAGGGAGGGGTCATGAACGATAAGTCGAGCAAACGCCTGGTAGGCATCCTGTTTCTGATCGGGCTTTTTCTGGCCGGCAGCGGCTGTTCCAGGTCCATTGTGGTCACCGTGCCGCCCCGGGTCGATCTGGCGGCTTTCCAGACCATCGGGGTGATCGATTTCTCCGTGACGGGCAGCCAGCCCCTTGGCCAGCAGGCCACCCAGAGCTTTCTGCAGCAGCTCCAGGCGGCCCAGCCGGGGGTGAGGGTGCTGGAGCTGGGCCCTGCGGAGAAGTTCTCCCGGGAGCTCCTGGATCCGGCAGGGTTGCGGGCGATCGGGGAAAAATACGGGGTGGATGCGCTCCTGACCGGCCAGCTGCAGGTCTCCGAGGTGAAACCGGACCTGCGGCTCTCCAGCGCCTGGAACAGCCTGAACGCCAATGCCTACGTCAACGGCGCCCTGAACGCCAAGCTGCGCGAGACCGGCCGCGGGGCCACCCTGTGGACCAACTCGGTCCACGGCAAATGGTCCGTGGCCAACATCAACCTGGCGGCCAACGGCCCGGCCAGCTTCGGCCTCAGCAATCCCGAGGAGAAATACGGCAAGATGGTGGCGGAACTCTCCCACGCCCTGTGCGCGGACTTTCGCCCCACCTATGAGAGACGGCGGATCAGCGACTAGGGTTGGAGAATCGTTTCCTGAGGCGTCTGTTTGCGGGGGGGAGGGGGCGATTTTTGTGGTGGGGGTGGGTCAATCCGCGGTGGAAAGATGATGATTCAAGACCTGGCCTCGGGCCCGTGACCCCGGGCCCGAGCCTGGTGGACAGAGCATAGAAGCGTGTTCGGCGCGCAACCGTTCTTCTCGAACCCCCCCCTTGACGACAGTACCACTATCCGGTACCATTCTTTCATTAAACGCAAGCACCAGAAAACCCTTGAGCTTATTTTCGCCCGGCCGGTCAGCGCCAACATCAAGTGGCGCGACATCGAGGCGCTGCTGGTTGAACTCGGCGCCGAAATAACCGAGCGCGAAGGTTCGCGCATAGGGGTCAGGCTGTTCGGCGACCGCCGGGTGTTTCATCGCCCGCATCCATCGCCCGACACCGACAAAGGCGCCGTTGCCGCCATCCGCGACTGGCTCAAAGAAAACGAGGTGACACCATGATGAACATGATGGAAATCGACGGTTACCGCGCCGTCATCGCCTACGACCCGGAAATCGAAATGTTTCGCGGCGAATTCGTCGGCCTGAACGGCGGCGCCGATTTTTACGCCAAAGACGCCGACGGCCTTAAAAAAGAAGGAGCCGCCTCTCTCAAGGTCTTTCTCGACATGTGCGCCGAAGACGGGGTCAACCCCAGAAAAGAATACTCCGGCAAATTCAACGTCCGCGTCCCCGGCAAGCTGCACGCCGACATCGCCCGGGCCGCCGCCGCCCACGGGAAAAGCCTCAATCAGTGGGTGGTTGAAGTCCTGGATAAAGCCGTGCACGAATGAACTGCGCCGGCCAAAGTTTCACAGGACGAGAGGAAAAAGACCTCCCGTCCCACCTTCTCGGTGGTCATCCGGGAGCAGGACACAACCTGCACCCAAGTCAGTTGGCAGGCCTGGGGTTAAGTAAGGTGTCCTCTGAATTATTGCGGAACTATCGACGGAAAAAGTGATAATTCAAGACCTGCCCCCCCCCCGCAGCTAGGGGAATTGCAATACTTGCAGGACCTTGGACAGGCAAATTGGATTTTTGACAAACCTGTCCGCTCCTACCGTTCACTACATCATGGTGAGCAGGGCAAGCCTTTAGTCAGGGCATGTTGGCGAGCAGGCGCTTCATCTCCTCCGCAGAGAATCCACGCAGGGTCTGGGTACGCACGTTGCCGAGGGAACCTGTTTTGAGCAGGGCGGTGACGGCGGCCTCTTCGGGCCCCTCCACGACAATCACGATGTCGTAATTCCCCACGGTCCAATAGGCGCTTTTGACGGTCAGCCCCAGGGATTCGGCCATGGCCTTGAAGGCCTCGAAGCGCGCCGGCGAGTCCTTGACGTTGCGAATGCCCTGGTCGGTGAAGTTGATGAGGGTGATAAACGTTGCCATGTTGTTTCTCCCCCGCAAACTTGAGCTTTGTTAGGCTGAGCCGCCCTCTCATTCCCGCACGTAGGTGTCGATGTCGGTCTCGTGGACCATCCCCATCAGGTGGGCGTATTCCGATTCGATCAGTTCGTAGTGCTCGTGGGTCGACTCGGCGTTTTTCATGAACACGGCGCTGACCCCGGGGTTCTTGATCTTGGCAGCCATCTCGCGCAGGGCTTTTTCCAGCTTCAGCTCCTTGTCCATGGCCAGCTCCAGGGCCTTGTGCTCGTTGAGCTCCTCCATCTGGGCCTTTTCCAGGTCCGAGAGCCAGTCCGAGTCCTTCTGCGGGTCGACGGCCATGAAGGCGTCGAAGTCGGGGATGTCGTCCCCCTCGTAGATGTCGTAGAACCAGCTGGCGTGTTCGGCCTCTTCGCGGGCGAGAAATTCGAAGGTCTTCCGGGCCCGTTCGTTTTTGATGTGCTTGGCGCCCAGGCGGTAGAAATCGCGGGCATTCTTTTCGGTCTGGATGGAGCGCTTGATCGCTTCTTGGATGTCGACGTTTTCAAACATGGCTACCTCTTTTCCGCTTAAGGTTTCTTTACTTACAGAAATAATGCAAAACCGGCGGCTGTCAACCGCCGGCATCCCTGCGGGATGAAAAGCAGGGACTTTTCTGGTAGTCTTTTCTGGTGCTTGGGGCCTCTGGACCAGGGCCTTCCGGAAAGGATCGCGATGAGCAAGATGGATCAGGATAAAATCAAAAAACGCCTGGAGCGGCTGGCCTGGCTGCTGGACAACTCCATCCCGATCCCGGGGTTGAACGTCCGCATCGGCCTCGATGCCCTGATCGGCCTGTTCCCCGGCTACGGCGATACCATCGGCGCGCTGGTCTCCAGCTACATCCTCTCCGAGGCCGCGCGCCTGGGCGCCCCCAAGTCGGTGCTGCTGAAGATGGCCGCCAACATCGCCCTCGATACCCTGGTCGGCGCCATCCCCCTGTTTGGGGACCTGTTCGATTTCGCCTGGAAGGCCAACCAGCGCAACGTGCTGCTGCTGGGCGACTATTTGGAAAACCCGCGCCGGGCGGTGGCCTCGAGCCGCCTGTTCGCCGGGCTGCTCGGCCTGGTGCTGGTGGCCTTCGTGGTGTTCATCGGCATGCTCGGCTTTTTGCTGATCCGCTTGCTCTGGCAGGCGGCGAGCGGCGCCTGAGAATGCGCCCGTTTAACCTGTAACTGAGAAGGAGGGTAAGTATGAAGATGCGCAAGAAGTTTCTCGACTACGAGTACGAGGAAGTGCTCGACGTTAAAACCCGCGAAATGATCCGCGTCGCCTGCGCGGTGGCGGTGGGGTGCCCCGACTGACTCACCAAGCACTTCGCGGTCGCGAAGCAGGCGGGGGCTACCGAGGCGGAGCTGAAGGAAGCCATGGCGTACGGGATGATCGCCCCTTCGGGGCGGGCGAAGAATTTTACTTTGCGGATGATGGGGGAGTTGGGGTTGGAGGATTGAGGCTCCTTCTCTCTGTCCGCGGAGGGGGAGCGCCCCCCTTGTCAAAGGGGGCTTGAGTCGTTGGATGGTTAACCGGTAGAGGTTATGGCTTTTGCATTTTTCCAGTAGCGCCGGTGTATGACCGGTAGGGGCGAACCTATGTGTTCGCCCAGGGCTCTGGGGCAACGGGGGAGGGTCTTTTCGGGCTTTTGGATTTTTCTAGCAGCGCCGGTGTTTGCAACAGCCCAGTAGACTGCCGGCGGACCTCCAGGGCGCAGAAGAGGGGCGGGCGGAGACGCGCCGGGAGTCAGATGCTCAACCGTTACCAGTCGCACCGCCACTTCGCGACCCCCATGCCAGCGCAGCGAACGTCCTTTCTTGGTTACTTCTTTGGACGAGCAAAGAAGTAACCCGGCAGCCGGCCGGGACCGGCGGTTTTGATTCTGGTTTTGGCCGTACCAGCACATCCAAAGGTCAAAACCGGCGGGACTGGCCCCGCCCTGGCCAGTTACTTTTCTAGCCTGCCCAAGAAAAGTAACCAAAAGAAGGGCACCCGGCTCCTTGCCCGCCTGCGGCGGGTACCCTACGCTGCGCAGACATTTTGCGGCCGGGCAAAAGGGCAAACACATAGGTTTGCCCCTACAAAAAATTCGCCCGGCTGATTCGCAAAACGTCCACTCCGCTCCGGCGGCGTCACACGGGGAGGGGGGCGACGGTGTTCGCCCTGGGCGATGGCCAGCATCGCCCCTGCAGCGTCGAAGCAATACGGTGGAGGAAAAAGACCCGGGGCAGGCCTGAAAAGGCCTGCCCCGTTTTTTTAGCTGTTCGCTTCCTGCGACCGGCAAGCCCTGGGCCGAAAAAGGTAGGCGGAAAGTTCCGAGAGCAGCATGCCGCTGAGCATCAGGGCGCAGCCGAGCAGGGCCCGGGGACCCAGGGTCTCGCCGAGCAGCAGCCAGCCGCCGATGGCGGCGAACACCCCCTCGAGGCTGAGCAGGATGGCGGTATGCGCCGGGTGGGCGTCGCGCTGGGCGACCACCTGCAGGGTGTAGGCGACCCCCACCGACATCAGGCCGCCGTAGAGAATCGGCACCGTCGCCTGCAGCACCGAGTCGAGGGTGATGGTTTCCAGCAGCAGGGCGGTGAGCAGGCTGAGCACCGCGCAGACCGCGAACTGGATGGCGGAGAGCTTGAGGGCGTCCATGCGCGGCGAGAGCCAGCCGATCAGCAGCACGTGCCCGGCCCAGAAAAAGGCGCCGATCAGCACCAGCACATCGCCGAAGGCCATGGTGAACTGCTCGGTGACGCTCAGCAGGTAGAGCCCGACCAGGGCCAGGGAGGCGCCGAGCCAGGTGCCGGCGCCGGGGCGCTGTTTCCAGAAAAGGCCCAGGATCGGCACCAGCACCACGTAGAGCCCGGTGATGAAGCCGGCGTTGCCGGCGGTCGTGTAGACCAGCCCGGCCTGCTGCAGGGAAGCGCCGAGGAACAGGGCGCCGCCGGCCATCAGCCCGCCGTAGAGCAGAACCTTGCCGCCTGCCGGTGCGCTGCGCCCACCCTGCCTGCCGGCCCGCCTGCTCAGGTAGATCAGCGGCAGCAGCGAGAGGCTGCCCAGGGCGAAACGGATGCCGTTGTAGGTGAAGGGGCCGATGTAATCCATGCCGACCCGCTGGGCGACGAAGGCAAAGCCCCAGATGGCCGCAGTGAGAAACAGCAGGGCATCGGCTTTCAGGCTGTTGTTCTGCATGGGTGTTCGGTTTCGCTGAGGGTTGAAGGTTGCAGGTCGGGCGCTTCCGGCGTCGGGACGGCGGCGCGCCGGCGCGGCTTTTTCAGGGCCAACACGTTGCCGGCCAGGATCAGCAGGATACCGGCAACCGCCGAAAGGCTCCAGTGGTAATTTTCGAAGAGGGTCGACAGCCCCAGGGCCACCAGGGGAAACAGCAGGGTGGTGTAGGCGGCGCGCCCGGCGCCGATGCGGCCGACCAGGGTGAGGTAGCAGCCGAAGGCGACGATGGAGCCGAACACCGCCAGATACAGCAGTGAACCGAGGTAGGCCCCGCTGAGCTCGAAACCGAACTCCCGGCCACTGACCAGCACATAGGCGAAGCTCAGCAGCGCGCCGTAGCTCATGCCGTAGGCGTTGGTCTGGACGATTGGCAAGCCATGGCGCTGGTTGCGGGCCGAGACGATGTTGCCCAGTGAGGCCATCAGCGTGGCGAGCAGGCACAGCAGCAGCCCCTGGACCCCCTGGCCGCTGAAGTCGAAGGCGCGCAGTTCGGGCCAGAAGACCAGGCCGATGCCGAAAAGCCCCAGGGCGCCGCCGACGATCACCCGCGCCTCGATGGGGGTGCCGAGCAGCAGGGCGCCGTTGACCACGTTGAGGATCACCATGGTGGAGAAGACCACCGCCACCAGGCCGCTGGCGAGGTAGAGTTCGGCGAGGTAGAACATCCAGTAGTTGATGGCGAAGAGCAGCCCCCCCTGCAGGGCGATGAACAGGTGCTCGCGGAGGCTGAAGCGCATCCGGCGCCTGCTGAGGAGGCAGAAGCCGAGCAGCAGCAGCGCCGCCAGGGCGAAGCGGTAGGCCACCGAGGCCAGCGGGTCGACGCTGCCGAGCTGGAACTTGATGGCCAGCCAGGTCGATCCCCAGATCAGCACGGTGGCGGTGTAGAAGAGGAAGTTGCTCATGGTCGGTTCCCTTCGGGAGTTGACTCTCAGGCGTTTTTTCCGGGATCCAGCAGGATCAGCTGCTGCAGCCCACCCTCACCCCGGCCCTCTCCCTGAGGGAGAGGGGGCGCAATGGGGAAGGCGGTTATTTCTTTGCCGCCGGCTGCATCGCCGCCGCCAGCCGCCCCAGGGTCGCCACCGCCCCTTCGGTGCGCTCGGACCAGAAGGCGGCGTTGACGCGGATGAAGTTGGCGTACTTGCCGCTGGCCGAAAAGATCGGGCCGGGGGCGATGGTGATCCCTTCCTTGACCGCGCGGGGGTAGAGGGCCAGGGTGTCGACGTACTCGGGCAGCTCCACCCACAGGGAAAAGCCCCCCTTGGGCCGGGTCACCCGGGTGCCGGCCGGAAAATAGCGGCCGATGGCCTCGCTCATCTGGGCGACGCGCTTGGCGTAGTCGCGGCGGATGGTGCGCAGGTGGTGTTCGTAGCCGCCGTTGGCGAGAAACTCCGCCACTGCCAGCTGGGTGGGGGAGGCCGAGGCGATGTTCAGGGTCATCTTCAGCCGCTCCACCTGGGCCCGGTAGCGCCCCGGGGCGATCCAGCCGACCCGGTAGCCGGGGGCCAGGGTCTTGGAGAAGGAGGAGCAGAGCAGCACGCCCCCCTTCTGGTCGTAGGCCTTGGCCACGCTCGGGCGCTCGCCGGCGAAGCTGAGGTCGCCGTAGATGTCGTCCTCGATCAGCGGGATGTCGCGCGCCGCCAGCAGCTCCACCAGCTCGCGCTTCCTCTCGTCGGGCATCTGCCCGCCCAGCGGGTTGTTGAAGTTGGAGATGACCATGCAGGCGTCGACCCGGGTCTGCTCCATGGCGTAGCGCAGCGCCTCCAGGCTCATCCCTTCGCCGGGGGTGGCGGGGATCTCCAGGGCGCGCAGGCCGAGGTCCTGGATCAGCTGCAGAAAGTTGTAGTAGACCGGCGACTCCACCGCCAGGGTGGCGCCGGGCCGGCAGGTGGCGCGCAGCGCCAGCAGCACCGCCTCCATGCAGCCGGTGGTGGCGATGATGTCGTCGGGGCGCAGGGCGCAGCCGGCCAGCAGCATGCGCCGGGCGATCTGCTTGCGCAGCCGCTCGTTGCCCGGCGGGATGGCGTAGCTGACCGCCTCGCCGGGGTGGCGCCGGGCGGCGGCGGAGAGCATGCGGTTGAGTTTGTCCACCGGCAGCAGCTCGGGGTTGGGGATGGCGGCGCCGAGCTGGATCAGGCGCGGGTTGAGAATGTCGCGCATGATCATCTGCACCACCTCGCTGATGCTCACTCCGGTGGGGCTGAGCTCCGGCTCCGAAATGTCCGGGTCGCCGGGGACGGCCGGCAGCCGGGGGCAGACGTAGTATCCCGACTGGGGGCGCGCCTCGAGCACCCGGCGGTCCTCCAGATAGCCGTAGGCCTCCTTGACCGTGTTGACGCTCACCTGCATCTGCCGGCTCAGGGTGCGCAGCGAGGGGACCCGCTCGCCCGGCTTGAAGGTGCCGTTCTCCACCAGAAAAACGATCCGCTGGGCCACTTCCTCGTAGAGCGGGGTCCGCCCCGAGTTATTTTCGACGATCGTGCGCATGGTCACCATCCTAGTCCTCTCTCCAGACGAATAACAGGCACAGTTCCTGCCGATTGCAGGGGGCACAGTTGCCAAAAAGTTAAACTGTGTCGGATACAAAAGTAAAGCTCTGTATCTGTCATTAGGCGAGTTTTATCTGTAGGATGGGGGTCATTCCAGGATGGAGGAGGCGAACATGGACATGCTGCTGAGAGAAGGCGAAATACTCACCCTGCAGGGGGATGCCCGGGGCGTGCGGCTGCGCTGCGCCGACGGGGTGCTTTGGATCACCCAGCCGGGGGACAGCAACGACTACCTGCTGCGCAACGGCCGGGAGTTCACCGTGGCCCGCCGCGGCACCGTGGTGGTGCTGGCCCTGCGCGAGGCCCGGGTGGCCGCCCTGCCGCGGCGGGCCGCAAACCCCGGCCGGGTCCCCTGGCAGTTGGCCCGGGCCGGGGCCTGAGCGTTCCAGTGGGGCGGGGAGGGTGGTAGCGGGAGCGCCGCCGCCCCGCCTTACATCGGCTGCGGTTTGCAGACGTGGGAGGCCTCGTTGGCCTTGGCCCCGCAGTTGCCGCAGACGAACTTGGGGTTGCTGGAGCGTTTTTTCATCTCATCGGTCATGTTGTTCTTCTTCAGGGCGCACATGTGCATCTTGTGCTCGGCCGGTGACGGACATTCTTCCTTCTTCGGCATGTCGATCTCCTTTCGGGGCTTTCGGGAAAGTCTTTCCTGAAGCATAATCCCGATCCCGGTCCGCGCAAGGGGCGGGGCGCGCCGAAAAACTTGCATTATTTCTCCGGATAGATTAAAAAGACGTCCAACGTCTCGAAATATCGGAGAAAACCTTTGGCGCTCATAGAAGATTCCCTGTACCGCAAAATCAAGAAGCAGGTCGGCAAGGCGATCGGCGATTTCAACCTCATCGAGGAAGGCGACCGCATCGCCATCGGCGTGTCGGGGGGCAAGGACTCCTACACCCTGCTGCACATCCTCGAGTCCCTGCGCCGCCGCGCGCCGGTCAAGTACGAGCTGGTGGCGGTCAACGTCGACGCCGGCTACCCGGGCTACCGCACCTCGGTCATCGAGGAGCACCTGCGCGAACACGGCTTCACCCACCGTATGGAAACCACCAACTGCTACCAGATCATCGAGGAGAAGCGCCGCCCTGGCTCCTCCTATTGCTCGTTTTGCGCCCGGCTGCGGCGCGGGGTGCTCTATTCGCTGGCCGAGGAGCTGGGCTGCAACAAGATCGCCCTGGGGCATCATCTTGACGATTTCATCGAGACCCTGCTGCTCAACCAGTTCTACGTCGGCACCCTGGCGGCGATGAGTCCCAGGCTCAAGGCCGACAACGGCAAGCACACCGTGATCCGCCCGCTGGTCTACGTCGAGGAGCAGGACATCATCGCCTTTACCCGCCAGAACCGCTTTCCGGTGGTCTGCTGCGCCTGCCCGGTGTGCGGGGTGGTCGACCAGAAGCGCAAGCGCATGAAAAAACTGGTCCGCGAGCTCTCCCAGGAGAACC
This window encodes:
- the rarD gene encoding EamA family transporter RarD — protein: MTTETATDPAPDTRPLRQGVFFGLAAYLIWGFFPAYFKALAQVPPLEVLAHRIFWSAALLLILVFAMGRRQALAAAFADRATLRILTCSTLLIAANWLIFIYAVAAGQVLQSSLGYFITPLINVALGFVFLKERLRPLQNLSLLLAVAGVLILTLSYGQVPWIALALAGSFGTYGLLRKTANIDALLGLTVETCLLAPLALGYLLVVGAGGEGRFLGADLSLNLLLPLAGVVTSLPLLLFAGAARRLRLATIGFLQYITPSLHLLLAVAAFGEAFTLVHLVTFACIWSGLVLFSLDFFRSSRTAKTLRSRAARP
- a CDS encoding type II toxin-antitoxin system HicA family toxin; the encoded protein is MKRKHQKTLELIFARPVSANIKWRDIEALLVELGAEITEREGSRIGVRLFGDRRVFHRPHPSPDTDKGAVAAIRDWLKENEVTP
- a CDS encoding type II toxin-antitoxin system HicB family antitoxin; translated protein: MMNMMEIDGYRAVIAYDPEIEMFRGEFVGLNGGADFYAKDADGLKKEGAASLKVFLDMCAEDGVNPRKEYSGKFNVRVPGKLHADIARAAAAHGKSLNQWVVEVLDKAVHE
- a CDS encoding GYD domain-containing protein, which codes for MATFITLINFTDQGIRNVKDSPARFEAFKAMAESLGLTVKSAYWTVGNYDIVIVVEGPEEAAVTALLKTGSLGNVRTQTLRGFSAEEMKRLLANMP
- a CDS encoding ferritin family protein, whose translation is MFENVDIQEAIKRSIQTEKNARDFYRLGAKHIKNERARKTFEFLAREEAEHASWFYDIYEGDDIPDFDAFMAVDPQKDSDWLSDLEKAQMEELNEHKALELAMDKELKLEKALREMAAKIKNPGVSAVFMKNAESTHEHYELIESEYAHLMGMVHETDIDTYVRE
- a CDS encoding DUF4112 domain-containing protein, which codes for MSKMDQDKIKKRLERLAWLLDNSIPIPGLNVRIGLDALIGLFPGYGDTIGALVSSYILSEAARLGAPKSVLLKMAANIALDTLVGAIPLFGDLFDFAWKANQRNVLLLGDYLENPRRAVASSRLFAGLLGLVLVAFVVFIGMLGFLLIRLLWQAASGA
- a CDS encoding GSU3128 family (seleno)protein, which translates into the protein MKMRKKFLDYEYEEVLDVKTREMIRVACAVAVGCPDULTKHFAVAKQAGATEAELKEAMAYGMIAPSGRAKNFTLRMMGELGLED
- a CDS encoding DMT family transporter, coding for MQNNSLKADALLFLTAAIWGFAFVAQRVGMDYIGPFTYNGIRFALGSLSLLPLIYLSRRAGRQGGRSAPAGGKVLLYGGLMAGGALFLGASLQQAGLVYTTAGNAGFITGLYVVLVPILGLFWKQRPGAGTWLGASLALVGLYLLSVTEQFTMAFGDVLVLIGAFFWAGHVLLIGWLSPRMDALKLSAIQFAVCAVLSLLTALLLETITLDSVLQATVPILYGGLMSVGVAYTLQVVAQRDAHPAHTAILLSLEGVFAAIGGWLLLGETLGPRALLGCALMLSGMLLSELSAYLFRPRACRSQEANS
- a CDS encoding DMT family transporter, with translation MSNFLFYTATVLIWGSTWLAIKFQLGSVDPLASVAYRFALAALLLLGFCLLSRRRMRFSLREHLFIALQGGLLFAINYWMFYLAELYLASGLVAVVFSTMVILNVVNGALLLGTPIEARVIVGGALGLFGIGLVFWPELRAFDFSGQGVQGLLLCLLATLMASLGNIVSARNQRHGLPIVQTNAYGMSYGALLSFAYVLVSGREFGFELSGAYLGSLLYLAVFGSIVAFGCYLTLVGRIGAGRAAYTTLLFPLVALGLSTLFENYHWSLSAVAGILLILAGNVLALKKPRRRAAVPTPEAPDLQPSTLSETEHPCRTTA
- a CDS encoding aminotransferase-like domain-containing protein, whose amino-acid sequence is MRTIVENNSGRTPLYEEVAQRIVFLVENGTFKPGERVPSLRTLSRQMQVSVNTVKEAYGYLEDRRVLEARPQSGYYVCPRLPAVPGDPDISEPELSPTGVSISEVVQMIMRDILNPRLIQLGAAIPNPELLPVDKLNRMLSAAARRHPGEAVSYAIPPGNERLRKQIARRMLLAGCALRPDDIIATTGCMEAVLLALRATCRPGATLAVESPVYYNFLQLIQDLGLRALEIPATPGEGMSLEALRYAMEQTRVDACMVISNFNNPLGGQMPDERKRELVELLAARDIPLIEDDIYGDLSFAGERPSVAKAYDQKGGVLLCSSFSKTLAPGYRVGWIAPGRYRAQVERLKMTLNIASASPTQLAVAEFLANGGYEHHLRTIRRDYAKRVAQMSEAIGRYFPAGTRVTRPKGGFSLWVELPEYVDTLALYPRAVKEGITIAPGPIFSASGKYANFIRVNAAFWSERTEGAVATLGRLAAAMQPAAKK
- a CDS encoding DUF2917 domain-containing protein; translated protein: MDMLLREGEILTLQGDARGVRLRCADGVLWITQPGDSNDYLLRNGREFTVARRGTVVVLALREARVAALPRRAANPGRVPWQLARAGA
- the ttcA gene encoding tRNA 2-thiocytidine(32) synthetase TtcA gives rise to the protein MALIEDSLYRKIKKQVGKAIGDFNLIEEGDRIAIGVSGGKDSYTLLHILESLRRRAPVKYELVAVNVDAGYPGYRTSVIEEHLREHGFTHRMETTNCYQIIEEKRRPGSSYCSFCARLRRGVLYSLAEELGCNKIALGHHLDDFIETLLLNQFYVGTLAAMSPRLKADNGKHTVIRPLVYVEEQDIIAFTRQNRFPVVCCACPVCGVVDQKRKRMKKLVRELSQENPQLRRSMIGAIANVHPRHLMDPRLGEF